A genomic region of Arachis stenosperma cultivar V10309 chromosome 9, arast.V10309.gnm1.PFL2, whole genome shotgun sequence contains the following coding sequences:
- the LOC130948544 gene encoding probable 6-phosphogluconolactonase 4, chloroplastic, translating into MIQTPFRSLTNPTQVLLPPSSSSSSPSSLRFSSTLFSFRGFSLSSVTSKHKSPLLSPLKSSMAESQKSNAVVEVFEKEELPVSLAKYVADVSNKFTTERGAFTVCLSGGSLISYLRKLLEPPYVDSLEWSKWHVFWVDERVVPKTHEDSNYKLAYDGLLSKVPIPPGNVYAINDALSAEGAAEDYETCLRQLVKNGVIASSSVTGFPKFDLMLLGMGPDGHVASLFPGHPLLKENKKWVTFIKDSPKPPPERITFTFPVINSSAYTALVVTGAGKSDAVHSALRGSQNSPKLPAAMVSPEGELKWFLDKGAASKL; encoded by the exons ATGATTCAAACCCCGTTTCGCTCTCTCACTAACCCAACCCAAGTTCTTCTTCcgccttcttcttcttcttcttccccttcttcccTCAGATTCTCGTCGACCCTCTTCTCCTTCAGAGGGTTTTCTCTTTCTTCGGTTACTTCGAAACACAAAAGTCCGCTTTTGTCACCTTTGAAATCGTCGATGGCGGAGTCCCAGAAGAGCAATGCGGTTGTCGAGGTCTTCGAAAAAGAGGAGCTTCCGGTGTCTCTGGCCAAATACGTCGCTGATGTCTCCAACAAGTTCACCACTGAAAGAGGCGCTTTCACCGTTTGCTTGTCCGGTGGCTCTCTCATCAGTTATCTCAG GAAACTGCTGGAACCACCTTATGTTGATTCTCTTGAATGGTCTAAGTGGCATGTGTTTTGGGTGGATGAGAGAGTAGTGCCCAAGACTCATGAAGATAGTAACTACAAACTTGCTTATGATGGATTGCTATCCAAG GTGCCCATTCCTCCTGGCAATGTTTATGCAATCAATGATGCCCTGTCAGCTGAGGGAGCGGCTGAGGATTACGAGACATGTCTCAGACAGTTGGTCAAGAACGGTGTGATAGCTTCATCATCAGTCACCGGATTCCCCAAATTTGATCTCATGCTGCTTGGTATGGGTCCAGATGGCCATGTAGCATCTTTATTCCCAGGGCATCCTCTTTTGAAGGAGAATAAAAAATGGGTTACCTTCATCAAGGACTCCCCAAAACCGCCCCCGGAGCGTATAACTttcacttttccagtgatcaatTCCTCTGCTTACACTGCACTTGTGGTGACTGGTGCTGGAAAATCGGACGCAGTTCACTCTGCACTGCGCGGATCTCAAAATTCTCCTAAGCTTCCTGCTGCAATGGTTTCACCCGAAGGAGAGTTGAAATGGTTCTTAGACAAGGGTGCAGCCTCAAAGCTGTAG
- the LOC130948543 gene encoding pyruvate kinase 1, cytosolic-like: MQSSPMLLEEPIRMASILEPSKPSFFPAMTKIVGTLGPKSRSIDTISRCLDAGMSVARFDFSWGDPEYHQETLENLRAAIKTTKKLCAVMLDTVGPEVQVVNRTDRPISLEADTLVVLTPDQSKEATPNLLPVNFSELSKAVKKGDTIFIGKYLFTGSETTSVWLEVSEVNGEDVTCLIKNSATLSGSLYTLHVSQIRINLPTLTDKDKEVISTWGVRNNIDFLSLYARHVEDVRHAREFLSKLGDLKQTQVYAKIENIEGLNHFDEILREADGVILSRGNLGIDLPPEKVFLFQKAAIYKCNMAGKPVVVTRVVDTMTDNLRPTRAEATDVANAVLDGSDAILLGAETLRGLYPVETISIVGKICAEAEKVYNQDLYFKKTVKHVGEPMSHLESIASSAVRAAIKVRASVIICFTSSGRAARLIAKYRPTMPVISVVIPQLKTDQLRWTFTGAFEARQSLIIRGLFPMLADPQHPAESKSGANESILKVALDHGKAFGIIKPHDRVVVCQKVGDSSVVKIIELED; the protein is encoded by the exons ATGCAGTCAAGTCCTATGCTTCTCGAAGAACCTATCCGGATGGCATCCATACTTGAGCCATCTAAGCCT AGTTTTTTTCCAGCTATGACTAAGATTGTTGGCACACTCGGTCCAAAGTCTCGTTCAATCGACACAATTTCGCGTTGCCTTGATGCAGGAATGTCTG TTGCAAGGTTTGATTTCTCGTGGGGAGATCCAGAATACCACCAAGAGACATTGGAAAACTTGAGGGCTGCTATCAAAACTACCAAGAAACTCTGTGCA GTTATGCTAGATACCGTCGGTCCAGAAGTACAAGTTGTGAATAGAACCGATCGACCAATTTCCCTCGAAGCAGATACATTAGTTGTATTAACTCCGGATCAAAGCAAAGAAGCTACGCCGAATCTCTTGCCAGTAAATTTTAGTGAACTATCAAAG GCTGTGAAGAAGGGTGATACTATTTTTATTGGAAAATACTTGTTTACTGGAAGTGAAACAACTTCTGTATGGCTGGAG GTCAGCGAGGTGAATGGCGAAGATGTCACTTGTCTTATAAAAAATTCGGCTACACTTTCTGGGTCACTATATACATTACATGTATCTCAGATTCGTATCAATCTTCCCACTCTTACTGATAAGGATAAGGAG GTAATTAGCACATGGGGTGTTAGAAACAATATCGATTTCCTTTCACTGTATGCTCGGCATGTAGAAGATGTTCGCCAT GCCCGCGAGTTTTTGTCTAAATTAGGTGACCTCAAGCAGACACAGGTTTATGCAAAGATTGAAAATATAGAG GGATTGAACCATTTTGATGAGATACTGAGAGAAGCAGATGGTGTCATCCTTTCGCGTGGAAATCTAGGGATCGATCTCCCACCTGAGAAG GTGTTTTTATTTCAAAAAGCTGCTATTTACAAGTGTAACATGGCTGGAAAGCCAGTTGTTGTTACACGTGTTGTCGACACTATGACCGATAACCTAAGACCTACTCGTGCTGAAGCAACTGATGTTGCCAATGCAGTGTTGGATG GCAGTGATGCTATTCTCCTTGGGGCGGAGACGTTGCGGGGACTATACCCTGTAGAGACCATTTCTATTGTTGGGAAAATTTGTGCCGAG GCAGAGAAAGTTTATAATCAAGATTTGTATTTCAAGAAGACTGTCAAACATGTTGGAGAACCGATGAGCCACTTGGAATCAATTGCTTCATCTGCA GTACGAGCAGCCATCAAGGTTAGGGCCTCCGTTATTATTTGCTTCACATCATCTGGAAGAGCTGCAAG GTTGATTGCTAAGTATAGGCCTACTATGCCTGTGATATCTGTTGTTATTCCTCAGCTGAAAACCGATCAACTCCGTTGGACGTTCACGGGCGCTTTCGAG GCAAGGCAATCACTCATTATCAGAGGCCTTTTCCCTATGCTGGCCGATCCTCAACATCCG GCTGAATCTAAAAGTGGAGCAAATGAATCAATTTTAAAGGTTGCTTTAGACCATGGCAAGGCTTTCGGCATTATAAAGCCACATGACCGAGTTGTTGTTTGCCAGAAGGTTGGTGATTCATCAGTTGTGAAAATTATTGAGCTTGAAGATTAA